In Nicotiana tabacum cultivar K326 chromosome 17, ASM71507v2, whole genome shotgun sequence, one DNA window encodes the following:
- the LOC107786446 gene encoding putative late blight resistance protein homolog R1B-23 isoform X1, translating into MKEGGAIEGFHGRCGAYLDAIGVYLQKLTSPTSAQEPEDETIEPNEPMVEEIIKIHDGSGSGDHKKGKITKNESKLPTMGNQMSYDQADSILVEPWGGTGGSEWNYKLKSPIKEILIAHGGCIDSIMFRTITEQGITIDSPKFGGNGGRINKVVFEETPLEHLTGIKGTLGCFDGYSVIKSLCFTTNVKNYGPFGSEGGGTPFFLVMKEGVAIVGFHGRCGAYLDAIGVYLLKYTPPASAQEPEDETIEPNEPMVEEIIEIHDGSGSGDHKKGKITKSESKLPTMGNQVSYDQASSILVGPWGGNTGGSEWNYKLKSHIKEILIAHGGCIDSIMFRTITEQGTTIDSPKFGGNGGRINKVVIEATPLEYLTGIKGTFGCYNGHWVIKSLCFITNANIYGPFGSDAGGTPFSLVMKESVAIVGFHGHSGLYLDAIGVYLQKLAPPSSTKEHTVEDIEIRDVSLSSLRKDIVNILDFIESLKNEENQKAVDVDLIKKLKLKLAFFCTYVQLSYSNMENFNYIMTRRRQEVETILYDFGYYMQFKQGMHYIHPRLVENMEYCIGSCYLAKSSASMTGEQLDFLLQNLPHLSKYWAEQLSPFVTEYEILQNVCANIRDFHGLIVNGCVGHEIVEHVLPQFQLMAQRVGRFHWDDQFPGDSRLFKLAHLLLKIIPIELEVMHICFTNLKASTSAEVGQFIKQLLETSPDILREYLIHLQEHMVNVITASTPGVRNVHIMIEFLLIILTDVPKDFIHNGKLFEFLARVGALTRDVSAIARDLEVKSKKGESTNETNSATLGLLENIELLKRELKYVYLKAPDSSQLCFPLSDATLFMHLLLRHLNDLLNSNAYLVALIKEEIRLVKDNLEFIRSFFGIVEQELYKDLWACVLDVAYETKDIIDSIIGRENGLLHLIFSLPLAIEKINLIKERVSNLFEKIPKNMGVIVVNSPNKPVERKSSIAGKIIVGFKEETYLIIKKLTSGPKTLDVISITGMPGSGKTTLAYKVYNDKSVFGHFDIRAWCTIDQKYDEMELLKKLFNQVVGSSSKFGKNIDVANELRKHLFGKRYLIVLDDLWDTAAWDELTRPFPEVEKGSRIILTSREKKVAMHAQRHSDPLDLRLLTQEESWELLEKKVFGKESCPDELLDVGEEIVQNCKRLPLVVDLIAGVIAGKEKKRSVWLEVRNNLNSFIFQKEEDVMRVIALSYDHLPDPLKSCLIHLASFPKDEVIPILNLEILWPAEGFLERRDMKSVEEVVAIYLDNLISSSLVISFNKIGDDRTCQIHDLVHDFCLIKAREEKLFDLISSSAPSSSSSDLMPRQMNIAYRKWHFWQNNRHSGKHLYSLRITGHKFGDNSLNDICHLRHLRLLRVLQLDDSFILVNDSLLNEICTLVHLRYLNIRTKVKSLSSFSNLLNLETLRVNKYGSPLVLLPTIWNLVKLRVLAIYNCSFFDLDKNEPILVAEDSKLESLRLLRGLEVSYSKDTEDIFKRFPNLHELRFDLKESWDCSTGRYRFPKLDFLNELESLEVTFKSSNSNDNALSIATNRLWNFHFPSSVKMLCLREFPLTSDSLSTIGILSNLEELYLKDAIIEGEEWNMGEEDTFQNLKCLTLQRVDLAKWEVREESFPALEKLRLRDCRKLEEIPPSFGDICSLKSIELKWSPQLEESALKIKQDVEDTMGEDRIQVLVHKS; encoded by the exons ATGAAAGAAGGTGGAGCTATTGAAGGATTTCACGGGCGTTGTGGAGCGTACCTTGATGCTATTGGTGTTTATTTGCAGAAACTTACTTCCCCTACTTCAGCACAAGAACCTGAAGATGAAACAATTGAGCCAAATGAACCTATggttgaagaaataattaaaatccATGAC GGATCAGGATCAGGTGATCATAAGAAagggaaaataacaaaaaatgaaAGTAAATTGCCAACAATG GGAAATCAAATGAGTTACGATCAAGCGGACTCAATATTGGTGGAGCCATGGGGAGGCACAGGTGGATCAGAATGGAATTACAAGTTGAAAAGTCCCATTAAAGAAATATTGATTGCTCATGGAGGTTGTATAGACTCCATCATGTTCAGAACCATTACTGAACAAGGTATTACCATAGACTCACCAAAGTTTGGTGGGAATGGAGGTCGAATAAATAAG GTTGTTTTTGAGGAAACTCCATTGGAACATTTAACGGGCATCAAGGGTACATTAGGATGTTTTGATGGCTATTCGGTTATAAAATCTCTATGTTTTACAACTAATGTAAAGAATTATGGACCATTTGGGTCTGAGGGTGGTGGAACCCCATTTTTCCTTGTGATGAAAGAAGGTGTAGCTATTGTGGGATTTCACGGGCGATGTGGAGCGTACCTTGATGCTATTGGTGTTTATTTGCTGAAATATACTCCCCCTGCTTCAGCACAGGAACCTGAAGATGAAACAATTGAGCCAAATGAACCTATGGTTGAAGAAATAATTGAAATCCATGAC GGATCAGGATCAGGTGATCATAAGAAAGGGAAAATAACAAAAAGTGAAAGTAAATTGCCAACAATG GGAAATCAAGTGAGTTACGATCAAGCGAGCTCAATATTGGTGGGGCCATGGGGAGGTAATACTGGTGGATCAGAATGGAATTACAAGTTGAAAAGTCACATTAAAGAAATATTGATTGCTCATGGAGGTTGTATAGACTCCATCATGTTCAGAACCATTACTGAACAAGGTACTACCATAGACTCACCAAAGTTTGGTGGGAATGGAGGTCGAATAAATAAG GTTGTTATTGAGGCAACTCCATTGGAATATTTAACAGGCATCAAGGGGACATTTGGATGTTATAATGGCCATTGGGTTATAAAATCTCTATGTTTTATAACTAATGCAAATATTTATGGACCATTTGGGTCTGATGCTGGTGGAACCCCATTTTCACTTGTGATGAAAGAAAGTGTAGCTATTGTGGGATTTCACGGGCATTCTGGGTTGTACCTTGATGCTATTGGTGTTTATTTGCAGAAACTTGCTCCTCCCAGTTCAACAAAGGAACATACGGTTGAAGACATTGAAATCCGTGAC GTGTCACTTTCTTCTCTTCGCAAGGACATTGTCAATATTCTGGATTTCATAGAGAGCTTAAAGaatgaagaaaatcaaaaagcaGTTGACGTGGATCTAATTAAAAAGCTAAAATTGAAGCTGGCATTTTTTTGTACATATGTCCAGCTTTCTTATTCAAATATGGaaaattttaattatataatGACTCGCAGAAGACAAGAGGTTGAAACAATTTTATATGATTTTGGCTACTACATGCAGTTCAAACAAGGCATGCATTATATCCATCCTCGCCTCGTGGAGAATATGGAATATTGTATCGGCTCATGTTATCTTGCTAAATCAAGTGCCTCCATGACTGGGGAGCAGTTGGACTTCCTCCTCCAGAATCTCCCTCATCTTTCCAAGTATTGGGCTGAACAACTTTCTCCATTCGTGACTGAATATGAGATTCTTCAGAATGTATGTGCCAACATAAGAGATTTCCACGGGTTGATAGTGAATGGTTGTGTTGGGCATGAGATTGTTGAACATGTCCTACCTCAGTTTCAACTAATGGCTCAGAGAGTAGGACGCTTCCATTGGGATGATCAGTTTCCTGGAGATTCTCGACTCTTCAAACTAGCACATCTACTCTTGAAGATTATTCCAATTGAACTGGAGGTTATGCACATATGTTTTACAAATTTGAAAGCTTCAACATCAGCAGAAGTTGGACAATTTATTAAGCAGCTCCTAGAAACCTCTCCGGACATTCTTAGAGAATATCTGATTCATCTACAAGAGCACATGGTAAATGTTATTACCGCTAGCACTCCAGGGGTTCGAAACGTTCATATCATGATAGAGTTCCTATTAATCATTCTCACTGATGTGCCTAAGGATTTTATTCATAATGGCAAGTTGTTTGAATTCCTAGCACGTGTTGGAGCACTTACCAGAGACGTATCAGCTATTGCTCGCGACTTAGAAGTGAAATCAAAGAAAGGAGAGAGTACCAATGAAACAAACAGTGCAACTCTAGGCTTGCTCGAAAATATTGAACTCCTGAAGAGAGAACTCAAATATGTTTACCTGAAAGCCCCGGACTCATCTCAACTCTGCTTTCCCTTGAGTGATGCAACCCTATTCATGCATCTTCTACTTAGACACCTAAATGATTTGCTCAATTCCAATGCTTATTTAGTTGCTTTgataaaggaagaaatcaggctgGTAAAAGACAATCTAGAATTCATAAGATCTTTCTTCGGGATTGTTGAGCAAGAATTGTATAAAGATCTCTGGGCATGTGTTTTAGATGTGGCATACGAGACAAAAGATATCATTGATTCAATTATTGGAAGAGAAAATGGTCTCTTACATCTTATTTTCTCACTTCCCCTTGCCATAGAAAAGATCAATCTTATCAAAGAAAGGGTCTCAAATTTATTTGAGAAGATTCCCAAGAACATGGGCGTCATTGTTGTGAACTCTCCCAACAAGCCAGTTGAGCGCAAATCATCAATAGCTGGTAAAATAATCGTAGGTTTTAAAGAGGAGACATACTTGATAATTAAGAAGCTCACGAGTGGACCAAAAACGCTAGATGTCATTTCGATCACTGGTATGCCGGGTTCCGGTAAAACTACTTTGGCGTACAAAGTGTATAATGATAAGTcagtttttggtcattttgacaTCCGTGCATGGTGTACAATCGATCAAAAGTATGACGAGATGGAGTTGCTGAAAAAACTTTTTAATCAAGTTGTTGGCTCATCTTCGAAATTCGGTAAGAATATTGATGTTGCTAATGAGCTACGGAAACATCTGTTTGGAAAGAGGTACCTTATAGTCTTAGATGATTTGTGGGACACCGCAGCATGGGATGAGTTGACAAGACCTTTTCCTGAAGTTGAGAAAGGAAGTCGAATTATTTTGACGTCTCGAGAAAAGAAAGTGGCTATGCATGCACAACGCCACAGTGATCCTCTTGACCTTCGATTGCTAACACAGGAAGAAAGTTGGGAGTTATTAGAGAAAAAGGTCTTTGGAAAAGAAAGTTGCCCTGATGAACTACTGGATGTTGGAGAAGAGATAGTCCAAAACTGCAAACGGCTTCCTTTGGTGGTTGATTTGATTGCTGGAGTCATTGCagggaaggaaaagaaaaggagtgTGTGGCTTGAAGTTCGAAATAATTTGAATTCCTTTATTTTCCAAAAAGAAGAGGACGTGATGAGGGTTATAGCattaagttatgaccatttacCTGATCCCTTAAAGTCGTGCTTGATTCACCTTGCAAGTTTTCCGAAGGACGAAGTAATTCCAATCCTTAATTTGGAAATTTTATGGCCTGCTGAAGGATTTTTGGAGCGGAGAGATATGAAGAGTGTGGAAGAAGTGGTTGCGATTTATCTGGATAATTTAATTTCCAGTAGCTTGGTAATTTCTTTCAATAAAATAGGTGACGATCGGACTTGCCAAATTCATGATCTTGTGCATGACTTTTGTTTGATAAAAGCAAGAGAGGAAAAGTTGTTTGACTTGATAAGTTCAAGTGctccatcatcatcttcttcagatTTGATGCCACGTCAAATGAACATTGCATATCGTAAGTGGCACTTTTGGCAAAACAATAGGCATTCTGGTAAACACCTCTATTCTTTGAGGATAACTGGACACAAGTTTGGTGACAATAGTCTTAATGATATATGTCACCTAAGACACTTGAGGCTTCTTAGAGTGTTGCAACTGGATGACTCTTTTATTCTGGTGAATGATTCTCTGTTGAATGAAATATGCACATTGGTTCATTTGAGGTACTTAAACATTCGGACAAAAGTTAAATCTCTTTCGTCTTTTTCAAATCTCCTGAATCTGGAAACTCTGCGGGTGAATAAATATGGATCACCCTTGGTATTATTACCAACAATTTGGaatcttgtaaagttgcgagtgCTGGCTATATATAATTGTTCCTTCTTTGATTTGGATAAGAATGAGCCAATACTGGTAGCAGAGGACTCAAAGTTAGAGAGCTTGAGATTATTACGGGGACTCGAAGTTTCCTATTCAAAAGACACAGAGGATATTTTCAAAAGGTTTCCCAATCTTCACGAGCTTCGATTTGATCTCAAGGAATCATGGGATTGTTCAACAGGGCGATATCGGTTCCCGAAATTGGACTTCCTAAATGAACTAGAATCTCTCGAAGTAACTTTTAAAAGTTCAAATTCAAATGATAATGCGCTCTCTATAGCGACAAATCGGCTTTGGAATTTTCACTTCCCTTCGAGTGTGAAAATGTTGTGTTTGCGTGAGTTTCCTCTGACATCCGATTCACTATCAACAATAGGAATACTGTCCAACCTTGAAGAGCTGTACCTTAAAGACGCAATCATCGAGGGGGAAGAATGGAACATGGGGGAGGAAGACACCTTTCAGAATCTCAAATGTTTGACATTGCAGCGAGTGGATCTTGCTAAGTGGGAGGTTAGAGAGGAATCCTTTCCTGCGCTTGAGAAATTACGACTGCGGGACTGTCGTAAGCTTGAGGAGATTCCGCCCAGTTTCGGGGATATTTGTTCATTAAAAAGTATCGAACTGAAGTGGAGCCCTCAACTTGAAGAATCTGCTCTGAAGATTAAGCAAGATGTTGAAGATACGATGGGAGAAGACAGGATTCAGGTCCTTGTTCATAAGTCTTGA
- the LOC107786446 gene encoding putative late blight resistance protein homolog R1B-23 isoform X2: MKEGGAIEGFHGRCGAYLDAIGVYLQKLTSPTSAQEPEDETIEPNEPMVEEIIKIHDGSGSGDHKKGKITKNESKLPTMGNQMSYDQADSILVEPWGGTGGSEWNYKLKSPIKEILIAHGGCIDSIMFRTITEQGITIDSPKFGGNGGRINKVVFEETPLEHLTGIKGTLGCFDGYSVIKSLCFTTNVKNYGPFGSEGGGTPFFLVMKEGVAIVGFHGRCGAYLDAIGVYLLKYTPPASAQEPEDETIEPNEPMVEEIIEIHDGSGSGDHKKGKITKSESKLPTMGNQVSYDQASSILVGPWGGNTGGSEWNYKLKSHIKEILIAHGGCIDSIMFRTITEQGTTIDSPKFGGNGGRINKVVIEATPLEYLTGIKGTFGCYNGHWVIKSLCFITNANIYGPFGSDAGGTPFSLVMKESVAIVGFHGHSGLYLDAIGVYLQKLAPPSSTKEHTVEDIEIRDVSLSSLRKDIVNILDFIESLKNEENQKAVDVDLIKKLKLKLAFFCTYVQLSYSNMENFNYIMTRRRQEVETILYDFGYYMQFKQGMHYIHPRLVENMEYCIGSCYLAKSSASMTGEQLDFLLQNLPHLSKYWAEQLSPFVTEYEILQNVCANIRDFHGLIVNGCVGHEIVEHVLPQFQLMAQRVGRFHWDDQFPGDSRLFKLAHLLLKIIPIELEVMHICFTNLKASTSAEVGQFIKQLLETSPDILREYLIHLQEHMLFEFLARVGALTRDVSAIARDLEVKSKKGESTNETNSATLGLLENIELLKRELKYVYLKAPDSSQLCFPLSDATLFMHLLLRHLNDLLNSNAYLVALIKEEIRLVKDNLEFIRSFFGIVEQELYKDLWACVLDVAYETKDIIDSIIGRENGLLHLIFSLPLAIEKINLIKERVSNLFEKIPKNMGVIVVNSPNKPVERKSSIAGKIIVGFKEETYLIIKKLTSGPKTLDVISITGMPGSGKTTLAYKVYNDKSVFGHFDIRAWCTIDQKYDEMELLKKLFNQVVGSSSKFGKNIDVANELRKHLFGKRYLIVLDDLWDTAAWDELTRPFPEVEKGSRIILTSREKKVAMHAQRHSDPLDLRLLTQEESWELLEKKVFGKESCPDELLDVGEEIVQNCKRLPLVVDLIAGVIAGKEKKRSVWLEVRNNLNSFIFQKEEDVMRVIALSYDHLPDPLKSCLIHLASFPKDEVIPILNLEILWPAEGFLERRDMKSVEEVVAIYLDNLISSSLVISFNKIGDDRTCQIHDLVHDFCLIKAREEKLFDLISSSAPSSSSSDLMPRQMNIAYRKWHFWQNNRHSGKHLYSLRITGHKFGDNSLNDICHLRHLRLLRVLQLDDSFILVNDSLLNEICTLVHLRYLNIRTKVKSLSSFSNLLNLETLRVNKYGSPLVLLPTIWNLVKLRVLAIYNCSFFDLDKNEPILVAEDSKLESLRLLRGLEVSYSKDTEDIFKRFPNLHELRFDLKESWDCSTGRYRFPKLDFLNELESLEVTFKSSNSNDNALSIATNRLWNFHFPSSVKMLCLREFPLTSDSLSTIGILSNLEELYLKDAIIEGEEWNMGEEDTFQNLKCLTLQRVDLAKWEVREESFPALEKLRLRDCRKLEEIPPSFGDICSLKSIELKWSPQLEESALKIKQDVEDTMGEDRIQVLVHKS; encoded by the exons ATGAAAGAAGGTGGAGCTATTGAAGGATTTCACGGGCGTTGTGGAGCGTACCTTGATGCTATTGGTGTTTATTTGCAGAAACTTACTTCCCCTACTTCAGCACAAGAACCTGAAGATGAAACAATTGAGCCAAATGAACCTATggttgaagaaataattaaaatccATGAC GGATCAGGATCAGGTGATCATAAGAAagggaaaataacaaaaaatgaaAGTAAATTGCCAACAATG GGAAATCAAATGAGTTACGATCAAGCGGACTCAATATTGGTGGAGCCATGGGGAGGCACAGGTGGATCAGAATGGAATTACAAGTTGAAAAGTCCCATTAAAGAAATATTGATTGCTCATGGAGGTTGTATAGACTCCATCATGTTCAGAACCATTACTGAACAAGGTATTACCATAGACTCACCAAAGTTTGGTGGGAATGGAGGTCGAATAAATAAG GTTGTTTTTGAGGAAACTCCATTGGAACATTTAACGGGCATCAAGGGTACATTAGGATGTTTTGATGGCTATTCGGTTATAAAATCTCTATGTTTTACAACTAATGTAAAGAATTATGGACCATTTGGGTCTGAGGGTGGTGGAACCCCATTTTTCCTTGTGATGAAAGAAGGTGTAGCTATTGTGGGATTTCACGGGCGATGTGGAGCGTACCTTGATGCTATTGGTGTTTATTTGCTGAAATATACTCCCCCTGCTTCAGCACAGGAACCTGAAGATGAAACAATTGAGCCAAATGAACCTATGGTTGAAGAAATAATTGAAATCCATGAC GGATCAGGATCAGGTGATCATAAGAAAGGGAAAATAACAAAAAGTGAAAGTAAATTGCCAACAATG GGAAATCAAGTGAGTTACGATCAAGCGAGCTCAATATTGGTGGGGCCATGGGGAGGTAATACTGGTGGATCAGAATGGAATTACAAGTTGAAAAGTCACATTAAAGAAATATTGATTGCTCATGGAGGTTGTATAGACTCCATCATGTTCAGAACCATTACTGAACAAGGTACTACCATAGACTCACCAAAGTTTGGTGGGAATGGAGGTCGAATAAATAAG GTTGTTATTGAGGCAACTCCATTGGAATATTTAACAGGCATCAAGGGGACATTTGGATGTTATAATGGCCATTGGGTTATAAAATCTCTATGTTTTATAACTAATGCAAATATTTATGGACCATTTGGGTCTGATGCTGGTGGAACCCCATTTTCACTTGTGATGAAAGAAAGTGTAGCTATTGTGGGATTTCACGGGCATTCTGGGTTGTACCTTGATGCTATTGGTGTTTATTTGCAGAAACTTGCTCCTCCCAGTTCAACAAAGGAACATACGGTTGAAGACATTGAAATCCGTGAC GTGTCACTTTCTTCTCTTCGCAAGGACATTGTCAATATTCTGGATTTCATAGAGAGCTTAAAGaatgaagaaaatcaaaaagcaGTTGACGTGGATCTAATTAAAAAGCTAAAATTGAAGCTGGCATTTTTTTGTACATATGTCCAGCTTTCTTATTCAAATATGGaaaattttaattatataatGACTCGCAGAAGACAAGAGGTTGAAACAATTTTATATGATTTTGGCTACTACATGCAGTTCAAACAAGGCATGCATTATATCCATCCTCGCCTCGTGGAGAATATGGAATATTGTATCGGCTCATGTTATCTTGCTAAATCAAGTGCCTCCATGACTGGGGAGCAGTTGGACTTCCTCCTCCAGAATCTCCCTCATCTTTCCAAGTATTGGGCTGAACAACTTTCTCCATTCGTGACTGAATATGAGATTCTTCAGAATGTATGTGCCAACATAAGAGATTTCCACGGGTTGATAGTGAATGGTTGTGTTGGGCATGAGATTGTTGAACATGTCCTACCTCAGTTTCAACTAATGGCTCAGAGAGTAGGACGCTTCCATTGGGATGATCAGTTTCCTGGAGATTCTCGACTCTTCAAACTAGCACATCTACTCTTGAAGATTATTCCAATTGAACTGGAGGTTATGCACATATGTTTTACAAATTTGAAAGCTTCAACATCAGCAGAAGTTGGACAATTTATTAAGCAGCTCCTAGAAACCTCTCCGGACATTCTTAGAGAATATCTGATTCATCTACAAGAGCACATG TTGTTTGAATTCCTAGCACGTGTTGGAGCACTTACCAGAGACGTATCAGCTATTGCTCGCGACTTAGAAGTGAAATCAAAGAAAGGAGAGAGTACCAATGAAACAAACAGTGCAACTCTAGGCTTGCTCGAAAATATTGAACTCCTGAAGAGAGAACTCAAATATGTTTACCTGAAAGCCCCGGACTCATCTCAACTCTGCTTTCCCTTGAGTGATGCAACCCTATTCATGCATCTTCTACTTAGACACCTAAATGATTTGCTCAATTCCAATGCTTATTTAGTTGCTTTgataaaggaagaaatcaggctgGTAAAAGACAATCTAGAATTCATAAGATCTTTCTTCGGGATTGTTGAGCAAGAATTGTATAAAGATCTCTGGGCATGTGTTTTAGATGTGGCATACGAGACAAAAGATATCATTGATTCAATTATTGGAAGAGAAAATGGTCTCTTACATCTTATTTTCTCACTTCCCCTTGCCATAGAAAAGATCAATCTTATCAAAGAAAGGGTCTCAAATTTATTTGAGAAGATTCCCAAGAACATGGGCGTCATTGTTGTGAACTCTCCCAACAAGCCAGTTGAGCGCAAATCATCAATAGCTGGTAAAATAATCGTAGGTTTTAAAGAGGAGACATACTTGATAATTAAGAAGCTCACGAGTGGACCAAAAACGCTAGATGTCATTTCGATCACTGGTATGCCGGGTTCCGGTAAAACTACTTTGGCGTACAAAGTGTATAATGATAAGTcagtttttggtcattttgacaTCCGTGCATGGTGTACAATCGATCAAAAGTATGACGAGATGGAGTTGCTGAAAAAACTTTTTAATCAAGTTGTTGGCTCATCTTCGAAATTCGGTAAGAATATTGATGTTGCTAATGAGCTACGGAAACATCTGTTTGGAAAGAGGTACCTTATAGTCTTAGATGATTTGTGGGACACCGCAGCATGGGATGAGTTGACAAGACCTTTTCCTGAAGTTGAGAAAGGAAGTCGAATTATTTTGACGTCTCGAGAAAAGAAAGTGGCTATGCATGCACAACGCCACAGTGATCCTCTTGACCTTCGATTGCTAACACAGGAAGAAAGTTGGGAGTTATTAGAGAAAAAGGTCTTTGGAAAAGAAAGTTGCCCTGATGAACTACTGGATGTTGGAGAAGAGATAGTCCAAAACTGCAAACGGCTTCCTTTGGTGGTTGATTTGATTGCTGGAGTCATTGCagggaaggaaaagaaaaggagtgTGTGGCTTGAAGTTCGAAATAATTTGAATTCCTTTATTTTCCAAAAAGAAGAGGACGTGATGAGGGTTATAGCattaagttatgaccatttacCTGATCCCTTAAAGTCGTGCTTGATTCACCTTGCAAGTTTTCCGAAGGACGAAGTAATTCCAATCCTTAATTTGGAAATTTTATGGCCTGCTGAAGGATTTTTGGAGCGGAGAGATATGAAGAGTGTGGAAGAAGTGGTTGCGATTTATCTGGATAATTTAATTTCCAGTAGCTTGGTAATTTCTTTCAATAAAATAGGTGACGATCGGACTTGCCAAATTCATGATCTTGTGCATGACTTTTGTTTGATAAAAGCAAGAGAGGAAAAGTTGTTTGACTTGATAAGTTCAAGTGctccatcatcatcttcttcagatTTGATGCCACGTCAAATGAACATTGCATATCGTAAGTGGCACTTTTGGCAAAACAATAGGCATTCTGGTAAACACCTCTATTCTTTGAGGATAACTGGACACAAGTTTGGTGACAATAGTCTTAATGATATATGTCACCTAAGACACTTGAGGCTTCTTAGAGTGTTGCAACTGGATGACTCTTTTATTCTGGTGAATGATTCTCTGTTGAATGAAATATGCACATTGGTTCATTTGAGGTACTTAAACATTCGGACAAAAGTTAAATCTCTTTCGTCTTTTTCAAATCTCCTGAATCTGGAAACTCTGCGGGTGAATAAATATGGATCACCCTTGGTATTATTACCAACAATTTGGaatcttgtaaagttgcgagtgCTGGCTATATATAATTGTTCCTTCTTTGATTTGGATAAGAATGAGCCAATACTGGTAGCAGAGGACTCAAAGTTAGAGAGCTTGAGATTATTACGGGGACTCGAAGTTTCCTATTCAAAAGACACAGAGGATATTTTCAAAAGGTTTCCCAATCTTCACGAGCTTCGATTTGATCTCAAGGAATCATGGGATTGTTCAACAGGGCGATATCGGTTCCCGAAATTGGACTTCCTAAATGAACTAGAATCTCTCGAAGTAACTTTTAAAAGTTCAAATTCAAATGATAATGCGCTCTCTATAGCGACAAATCGGCTTTGGAATTTTCACTTCCCTTCGAGTGTGAAAATGTTGTGTTTGCGTGAGTTTCCTCTGACATCCGATTCACTATCAACAATAGGAATACTGTCCAACCTTGAAGAGCTGTACCTTAAAGACGCAATCATCGAGGGGGAAGAATGGAACATGGGGGAGGAAGACACCTTTCAGAATCTCAAATGTTTGACATTGCAGCGAGTGGATCTTGCTAAGTGGGAGGTTAGAGAGGAATCCTTTCCTGCGCTTGAGAAATTACGACTGCGGGACTGTCGTAAGCTTGAGGAGATTCCGCCCAGTTTCGGGGATATTTGTTCATTAAAAAGTATCGAACTGAAGTGGAGCCCTCAACTTGAAGAATCTGCTCTGAAGATTAAGCAAGATGTTGAAGATACGATGGGAGAAGACAGGATTCAGGTCCTTGTTCATAAGTCTTGA